The following DNA comes from Amycolatopsis albispora.
CGCCTCCAGGGTCCGCACGGCACCGGCGAGATCCCCGTTGTCCAGCACGGAATCGGCGAGCCACGCCGAAATCGGGATGTTGCCGCGGATGGTGACCGGCACCAGCCCGGCCACCGCGGTGAGCCGCTTGAGGTCGTCGGGTGAGAAGCTGTGCCACGGCGCCCGGAATTCCGCGCCCCCCTGGGTTCCGGTGAACACCAGTTCCTTGTTCTCCACGTCGGTGATGTCGACGGTGGCGAACCGGTCGGCCGAGCTGAACCGCTCGAACACGGCGTTCTTCACCCCGAGGAGCAACCGGCCGCCCGGCCGCAGTACCCGGCGGATCTCGGCGAAGACGGCGGGATGGTCGGCGGGCGGCACGTGCATCAGCGCCAGCACGGAGACCACCACGTCGAAGGAATCGTCCGGGAACGGCAGGTCGGCCATGTCGCCCTGCTCGAACCGCACTTGCAGGTTTTCCTCCCCGGCTTTGCGCGCGGCCTGCTCGAGCATGGATCCGGTGAGGTCGAAACCGGTGACGGACCCCGCCCGGCGGGCCACCGGCAGGGTGATCCGGCCGGTGCCGCAGCCCAGGTCGAGCACCTGGTCCTCGGGTCCGACGCGGTCCAGCACAAAGGAGATCTCGGTGTCGGAGAACGTGGCGTCGAGTGCGGTGAAACCCGGAATGCGGTCGTCGTACTCGGAGGCGATCCGGTGGTAGATGTCGGCGATCAGGTCCTTCTGCCGATGCGTGTGCGTCGTCATCAGTCTCCTTTTCGGGTTTGAAGTCCACAAAGGACAAAAGAGCACGCCACGCGATTCGTGTAGACGTGCGCCGGGACGGCCAAACCAGGCTTCGGTGAAAAATCTCGCACAACACCCGATTGTCGTAATTTCCTGCCGCCCGCCCACGGCTAACGAATCTCCCCCGGCTGACGATCAAGAAGCCGACTTCGGCACTGGGAGACAAATGCAAACGGATCAGCACGGCGCCACTACTCCGCCGGACGGTGATTCGCCTGAACGGCAGAGCCAGACTGGGCTGATCGTCCTATTGGTCGCACTGCTGGCCACGGCCGCGGTGAGCCTGGGCATCTACCTCACGCCCGTCTCCCCCGAGCCACCGGCCACCAAGCCCAGCACCGCCGCGCCGGCGGCCTGGTCGCTGGAGAAGAACCGGCCGTTCCACGGCACTCCGGCACAGGACTGGGCCGAAGGCGAGGCCGCCATCCGGCTGCCCGAGCCGGTCGCCACCGGGGCCTTCACCGCCGAGCAGGTGGGCACGGCCCTGGGCAAGGTGAAGGAATTCCTGATCGCGGGACGGCTGAACCGAGACGTGCTGAGCGGCCGCGAACTGGAGCCGCTCTACGCGCCGCTCAGCGCCAACCTGCGCGACGCACTGCGGACCGAGCTGGAAGATCCGATGTCCAGACCGGCCTTCGCCACCAA
Coding sequences within:
- a CDS encoding class I SAM-dependent methyltransferase translates to MTTHTHRQKDLIADIYHRIASEYDDRIPGFTALDATFSDTEISFVLDRVGPEDQVLDLGCGTGRITLPVARRAGSVTGFDLTGSMLEQAARKAGEENLQVRFEQGDMADLPFPDDSFDVVVSVLALMHVPPADHPAVFAEIRRVLRPGGRLLLGVKNAVFERFSSADRFATVDITDVENKELVFTGTQGGAEFRAPWHSFSPDDLKRLTAVAGLVPVTIRGNIPISAWLADSVLDNGDLAGAVRTLEALLGDLPPLNHLGYHLLVEAVKPAVPS